The following are encoded in a window of Acropora muricata isolate sample 2 chromosome 6, ASM3666990v1, whole genome shotgun sequence genomic DNA:
- the LOC136919361 gene encoding glutamine amidotransferase-like class 1 domain-containing protein 1 isoform X2, with protein MAAKPNCLIVCSSASQGVSAQSFIQAFTLTHSVFNVQIATPQGHQIDFVKSDENSRKWLNEFRTKPFSFPGKLEDVDASRYGAILIPSSPGALHDLAQNTELAKLLNAFIHEKKPICAIGHGVGALCAAKREGAQSWSFKSYSVTGPSVFESARSPDFSSLPLIIEDWIKDNGGTYSGKEKPRVERYLLLACENLYLHYQVLL; from the exons atggctgccaagCCAAATTGTCTGATCGTTTGTAGTTCAGCGTCTCAAG GTGTCTCGGCTCAGTCATTTATTCAGGCTTTTACACTAACTCATTCCGTCTTCAACGTTCAGATTGCCACACCTCAG GGCCACCAAATAGATTTTGTGAAGTCAGATGAAAACAGCAGGAAGTGGTTAAATGAATTTAGAACAAAACCATTCTCATTTCCAGGAAAACTTGAGGATGTTGAtg CCTCACGGTATGGTGCAATTCTGATTCCAAGTTCTCCTGGGGCACTTCATGACCTTGCTCAAAACACAGAGCTTGCTAAACTACTGAATGCATTTATCCATGAGAAAA AGCCCATCTGTGCAATTGGACATGGTGTTGGTGCGCTGTGTGCTGCCAAGAGAGAGGGAGCGCAGTCCTGGAGTTTCAAAAGTTACAGTGTTACCGGG CCATCTGTTTTTGAATCAGCACGCTCACCTGACTTTTCTAGTCTACCCCTGATCATCGAAGACTGGATCAAAGATAATGGGGGAACTTATAGTG GCAAGGAAAAGCCAAGAGTTGAGAGATATCTCTTATTAGCATGTGAAAATTTATATTTGCATTACCAGGTATTATTGTAA
- the LOC136919361 gene encoding glutamine amidotransferase-like class 1 domain-containing protein 1 isoform X1, whose protein sequence is MAAKPNCLIVCSSASQGVSAQSFIQAFTLTHSVFNVQIATPQGHQIDFVKSDENSRKWLNEFRTKPFSFPGKLEDVDASRYGAILIPSSPGALHDLAQNTELAKLLNAFIHEKKPICAIGHGVGALCAAKREGAQSWSFKSYSVTGPSVFESARSPDFSSLPLIIEDWIKDNGGTYSASEPDGMHVIIDRHLITGQNDTSTLSAVQNLILLCNARQGKAKS, encoded by the exons atggctgccaagCCAAATTGTCTGATCGTTTGTAGTTCAGCGTCTCAAG GTGTCTCGGCTCAGTCATTTATTCAGGCTTTTACACTAACTCATTCCGTCTTCAACGTTCAGATTGCCACACCTCAG GGCCACCAAATAGATTTTGTGAAGTCAGATGAAAACAGCAGGAAGTGGTTAAATGAATTTAGAACAAAACCATTCTCATTTCCAGGAAAACTTGAGGATGTTGAtg CCTCACGGTATGGTGCAATTCTGATTCCAAGTTCTCCTGGGGCACTTCATGACCTTGCTCAAAACACAGAGCTTGCTAAACTACTGAATGCATTTATCCATGAGAAAA AGCCCATCTGTGCAATTGGACATGGTGTTGGTGCGCTGTGTGCTGCCAAGAGAGAGGGAGCGCAGTCCTGGAGTTTCAAAAGTTACAGTGTTACCGGG CCATCTGTTTTTGAATCAGCACGCTCACCTGACTTTTCTAGTCTACCCCTGATCATCGAAGACTGGATCAAAGATAATGGGGGAACTTATAGTG CCAGTGAGCCAGATGGAATGCACGTAATCATTGATAGACACCTAATTACAGGGCAAAATGACACTTCAACATTATCAGCTGTACAAAACCTTATTCTCTTGTGTAATGCAAG GCAAGGAAAAGCCAAGAGTTGA